A genomic segment from Pediococcus acidilactici encodes:
- the der gene encoding ribosome biogenesis GTPase Der — translation MGNPTVAIVGRPNVGKSTIFNRIAGERISIVEDTPGVTRDRIYTHSEWLGRKFNLIDTGGIQIGEEPFLEEIRDQAELAINEADVIIFIVSVREGVSDADEAVAKILYKADKPVILAVNKVDNPELRQDIYDFYSLGFGDPYPLSGSHGLGLGDLLDAVIANFPDKEEQEDDEAIRFSLIGRPNVGKSSLVNAILGEQRVIVSDIAGTTRDAIDTRFTSNGDEFVMVDTAGMRKKGKIYENTERYSVMRAMKAIDNSNVVLVVLNAEEGIREQDKRIAGYAHEAGRAIVIVVNKWDKLKKDNHSLSNFEQSIRQEFAYLSYAPIIFVSAVTKQRLSQLPALIKRVDENHRRRVQSSSLNDVLMDAIAVNPTPSENGKRLRVYYGTQVSVQPPTFVIFVNDPDLMHFSYERFLENKIREAFDFEGTPVHLIERRRK, via the coding sequence ATGGGAAATCCAACTGTAGCAATCGTTGGCCGACCAAACGTCGGAAAATCAACAATTTTTAACCGCATTGCGGGGGAACGGATCTCGATTGTTGAAGATACACCGGGTGTGACCCGTGATCGGATTTACACCCATAGTGAATGGTTAGGCCGGAAATTCAACTTAATTGATACCGGTGGAATTCAAATTGGTGAGGAACCATTTTTAGAAGAAATTCGGGATCAAGCCGAATTAGCAATTAACGAAGCGGACGTGATTATTTTTATTGTAAGCGTGCGTGAAGGGGTTAGTGACGCGGACGAAGCGGTTGCTAAGATTTTATATAAAGCTGATAAACCAGTTATCCTAGCGGTTAATAAGGTTGATAACCCGGAATTACGCCAAGACATTTATGACTTTTATAGTTTAGGATTCGGCGATCCGTACCCACTATCCGGAAGTCACGGGCTTGGTTTAGGGGACTTACTAGACGCAGTAATTGCTAATTTTCCAGATAAAGAAGAGCAAGAAGACGATGAAGCGATCCGCTTTAGCTTGATCGGACGGCCAAACGTGGGAAAATCTTCGCTAGTAAATGCCATCTTGGGCGAACAACGGGTGATTGTTTCTGACATCGCGGGTACGACCCGGGATGCAATCGATACGCGTTTTACCAGTAATGGTGATGAATTTGTGATGGTCGACACTGCCGGGATGCGGAAAAAAGGTAAAATTTACGAAAATACCGAACGTTATAGCGTAATGCGTGCGATGAAGGCCATTGATAACAGTAACGTAGTTTTAGTGGTGCTGAACGCCGAAGAAGGTATTCGCGAACAGGATAAGCGAATTGCTGGCTATGCCCACGAAGCCGGGCGGGCAATCGTAATTGTGGTAAACAAATGGGACAAGCTTAAAAAGGATAACCATAGCCTTTCTAACTTTGAACAGTCAATTCGACAAGAGTTTGCCTACCTTAGTTACGCACCGATAATCTTTGTTTCTGCCGTTACAAAACAACGTTTATCGCAACTTCCTGCGTTAATTAAACGGGTCGACGAAAACCACCGGCGACGCGTCCAATCTTCTAGCCTAAACGATGTCCTTATGGACGCAATCGCGGTGAACCCTACGCCTAGTGAAAATGGCAAACGACTACGGGTTTACTATGGAACGCAAGTTAGCGTGCAACCGCCAACTTTCGTGATTTTTGTTAACGATCCAGACTTAATGCACTTTTCATACGAACGCTTTTTGGAAAACAAAATCCGCGAGGCATTCGACTTTGAGGGAACACCTGTGCATTTAATCGAGCGTCGTCGAAAGTAA
- the rpsA gene encoding 30S ribosomal protein S1 encodes MAENDVNQNSDLLNAINSVEEVKVGDVVTGEVLDIDDDRQVIVGIQGAGVEGVVPLRELSTQHIDNINDEVKIGDELELVVISRIGDDKEGGSYLLSRKRLLARKVWKEIEEKAANDEELEVPVTQVVKGGLVVDAGVRGFIPASMIENRYVDDLNAYKGQTLKVKIIEIKPEDNRLILSHKAVINAERAEKRQEVLSSLKEGEVVTGKVARLTNFGAFVDLGGIDGLVHISEISYERVEKPSDVLKPGQEVQVKVLSVDPERERISLSIKQTQPGPWENIAEKAPVGAVLDGKVKRLTDFGAFVEVFPGVEGLVHISQISHKHIATPADVLEEGQDIKVKVLEVHPEERRLALSIKALEEAPKNEKKASKAPATDYSKDMPEETTGFTLGDIIGDSLKDSDK; translated from the coding sequence ATGGCCGAAAATGATGTTAATCAAAACAGTGATTTACTCAACGCAATTAACAGCGTTGAAGAAGTAAAAGTTGGTGACGTAGTTACTGGCGAAGTGCTTGATATTGATGACGATCGTCAAGTGATCGTTGGAATTCAAGGTGCTGGTGTGGAAGGTGTCGTACCTTTACGTGAACTTTCTACGCAACATATCGACAATATTAACGACGAAGTTAAAATTGGTGACGAACTAGAACTTGTAGTTATTTCACGGATTGGCGACGATAAGGAAGGTGGCAGTTACCTACTTTCTCGTAAGCGTCTCTTAGCTCGTAAGGTTTGGAAAGAAATCGAAGAAAAGGCTGCTAACGACGAAGAACTTGAAGTACCAGTTACTCAAGTTGTTAAGGGTGGTTTAGTAGTTGATGCAGGAGTACGTGGATTTATCCCTGCTTCAATGATTGAAAACCGCTACGTTGATGATCTAAATGCTTACAAGGGTCAAACTCTTAAAGTTAAGATTATTGAAATCAAACCAGAAGACAACCGTTTGATTCTTTCACACAAGGCAGTTATCAATGCTGAACGCGCTGAAAAACGCCAAGAAGTATTGAGCTCATTAAAGGAAGGCGAAGTTGTTACTGGTAAAGTAGCTCGTTTGACTAACTTTGGTGCTTTTGTTGACCTTGGTGGAATTGATGGACTTGTTCACATTTCAGAAATTTCATACGAACGGGTTGAAAAACCTTCTGACGTCCTCAAGCCTGGCCAAGAAGTTCAAGTGAAAGTTTTAAGTGTTGATCCAGAAAGAGAACGGATTTCACTTTCAATCAAGCAAACTCAACCAGGTCCTTGGGAAAATATTGCAGAAAAGGCTCCAGTAGGTGCTGTTTTAGATGGTAAAGTAAAACGGTTAACTGATTTCGGTGCATTCGTTGAAGTCTTCCCTGGTGTTGAAGGATTAGTACACATTTCTCAAATTTCTCACAAGCACATCGCTACTCCAGCAGATGTTCTTGAAGAAGGTCAAGACATTAAGGTTAAGGTACTTGAAGTACACCCAGAAGAACGCCGTTTGGCATTATCAATCAAGGCTTTAGAAGAAGCTCCAAAGAACGAAAAGAAGGCTTCTAAAGCTCCTGCAACTGACTACAGCAAGGATATGCCAGAAGAAACAACTGGTTTCACACTAGGTGATATCATTGGTGACAGTCTTAAAGATTCAGATAAATAA
- the cmk gene encoding (d)CMP kinase — protein MDKKLQIAIDGPASAGKSTVAKIVAKDLSYVYCDTGAMYRAVTLKAMQNHFDLNDEEKIAAMLKETKLNFEPGDPVQKVFLDGQEVTEAIRRTDVTNAVSTIAAQEQVRKVLTDWQRDLAKDGGIVMDGRDIGSAVLPNAEVKIFLVASVQERAERRYKENIAKGMNTDLEQLKKEIEIRDHKDSTREISPLTKADDAIEVDTTAMSIEEVVQKILDIVHETVFRK, from the coding sequence AATTGTCGCAAAAGATTTAAGTTATGTTTATTGTGATACGGGAGCAATGTATCGAGCAGTTACTCTAAAAGCAATGCAAAATCATTTTGACTTGAATGATGAAGAAAAAATTGCGGCAATGTTGAAGGAAACTAAGTTAAATTTTGAACCCGGTGATCCCGTACAGAAGGTCTTTTTGGATGGTCAAGAAGTAACGGAAGCGATTCGGCGAACGGACGTAACTAATGCCGTTTCCACCATTGCAGCTCAAGAGCAAGTGCGAAAAGTACTGACGGACTGGCAACGTGATTTAGCTAAAGATGGTGGTATTGTAATGGATGGTCGGGACATTGGCTCGGCCGTATTGCCTAATGCGGAAGTAAAGATTTTTCTCGTGGCTAGTGTCCAAGAAAGGGCTGAGCGCCGTTACAAGGAAAATATTGCAAAAGGCATGAATACAGATTTAGAACAATTGAAAAAAGAAATTGAAATTCGGGACCATAAAGATTCTACCCGTGAAATTTCTCCACTTACTAAAGCTGACGACGCAATCGAGGTAGACACTACTGCCATGTCGATTGAAGAGGTGGTTCAAAAGATTTTAGACATTGTTCATGAAACTGTATTCAGAAAGTAA